The genomic segment CATCTTGGCGTTCTGCACCGCCTTGGCCTCGTAGTGATTGTTGGTAAAGACCAAGGTGCGGTCGGTCTTGCTCTCCAATTTTTTAATCTTGGGCACCCACTCACTGAGTTGCGCTTTTTTATAAAGGTAGTCGTAGCGCTCCTCGGGCCGTTCGTGCTTCCACCACTTGCGGGCGTTGCGTCCGTGAAAGCGCACGTAGCCCACGTTGGAGGTGGCCTCGGCCGTGGGCGGCACCAGCCCCTTGAGCTTCGGCTCGTCCACGCAACAAAAGCCCAGCCCCAGATCGCGCAGCCATTGGAAGGTCGGCGGCTCGATCCACTCGGCGTTGCGCAGCTCGACTATAAGATCGTTGCCCTTGAGCCTTTGGGCCAAACGCTCCACGTGTTGGCGCGATTGCGCTTTGGGCCGAAAGCTCCAGGGGAACTGCAACAGCAGCCCGCCGAGCACTCCGGCCGCGCGCAACGGCTCGAGCGCCGCGTCGAACCCGGCCAGGGCCGCGTCGTCGGCCGTGCCCTCGTGGGTCATGCTGCGGTGGGCCTTGACCACGAAGGTCACCGCGCCCGCGGATTTGCGCACCAGCGACTCCATGGTGCGCGCCGCGGGCATGGCGTAGTAGGTGTAGTTGATCTCGCAGGCGTTGAAGTGCTGCGAGTAAAAGGAGAGGAATTCGGTCTTGGGAAGCGACTCGGGATAGAAGTTGCCGCGCCAGTCCTCGTAGCTGAAGCCACTGGTCCCGACCAGGATCAACGCTGTCTCCGCGCCATCCAGCCCTCGATCAGCGGGTAGATCTCGCGCGGCGCGCTGTCGCCCAAAATCAGATCGCCGTGACCGTAGTCCACGCTGAAACCATTGGCCCGTCCGGCCAGCACGTACGATTTATCTTCGCCTCCGGCCAGCTCGTAACTCAGCCGCACGTTGACCGGCTGCACGATCTCGTCGCGTTTGCCCGCGATCCACAGCGAGGGGACCGTGAGTCCGGCCAGCCGCGCCGAGTAGTCGAAGCTGCGGTCCCAACTGGTGTTCGATCCGTCGGCCATGTTCTGCGCGAACTGCGAGAGCACCTTGGCCGGTGTGGCGCTGAGCCCGCCGCGGGAAAAAGCGCGCAACGTCGGGCCGTCGATGTTCTGCGGGTTGTAAAGAAACAGTTCGATCAGGCTGTCCGTGGACTCCAGCACCCGCGCCAGCCACGGCATCGGGCCTGCCATGGGAAAAGTCGGCAGGCGCTGCAGCAGCCGCAAGTGGCGCGCCGCCCACTGGTAGACGAGTGTGTTCCTGCGGTAGGCAAACGGGCTGGCCACGATCACCACGCTACGGGCGCGTTCGTCGCCGAAGTACGCCAGGTAGCAGCCGATGATCACGCCGCCCATCGAATGGCCGATCATGTTGATCTGCTCGGCGCCGGTACGTTCCCGAATTGCCTCGACCAGCGCGGGCATGTCGCGCAGGATGTGGTCGTCGAGGTTGAAATCGTAGCGCCCCTTGCCCGGGGCCGGCTCGCTCAACCGGTCGCCGCGCAGCTCCGCCACAAAACAATTGTAACCGCGGTCGCGCAGATACTCGGCCAGGCTGCGGCCGGGCAGCGCAAAATTCAGCCCGCTGGCGCCCATGCCGTGGACCAGCAGCACGGGCGATTTTTGGGGATCGGGATTTTGCGGCGCGTAGTGCCGTAGCAGCAGCGTCACGCCGTCGTCGGTTTGCGGCCGCAAGAGCGCGTCGTGGTCAGTGCGGATATAGGAGCAGCCGACGAGCACGAGCAGCGCCAGCAGCGCCGTACTCAGCC from the Candidatus Alcyoniella australis genome contains:
- a CDS encoding DUF72 domain-containing protein: MILVGTSGFSYEDWRGNFYPESLPKTEFLSFYSQHFNACEINYTYYAMPAARTMESLVRKSAGAVTFVVKAHRSMTHEGTADDAALAGFDAALEPLRAAGVLGGLLLQFPWSFRPKAQSRQHVERLAQRLKGNDLIVELRNAEWIEPPTFQWLRDLGLGFCCVDEPKLKGLVPPTAEATSNVGYVRFHGRNARKWWKHERPEERYDYLYKKAQLSEWVPKIKKLESKTDRTLVFTNNHYEAKAVQNAKM
- a CDS encoding alpha/beta fold hydrolase — translated: MSSSCERAVFRLSTALLALLVLVGCSYIRTDHDALLRPQTDDGVTLLLRHYAPQNPDPQKSPVLLVHGMGASGLNFALPGRSLAEYLRDRGYNCFVAELRGDRLSEPAPGKGRYDFNLDDHILRDMPALVEAIRERTGAEQINMIGHSMGGVIIGCYLAYFGDERARSVVIVASPFAYRRNTLVYQWAARHLRLLQRLPTFPMAGPMPWLARVLESTDSLIELFLYNPQNIDGPTLRAFSRGGLSATPAKVLSQFAQNMADGSNTSWDRSFDYSARLAGLTVPSLWIAGKRDEIVQPVNVRLSYELAGGEDKSYVLAGRANGFSVDYGHGDLILGDSAPREIYPLIEGWMARRQR